The sequence below is a genomic window from Jatrophihabitans sp..
TCGGTTTGCACGCAGCCACACGCTAGCCAACGCTGCGCCGTCGCCGGCGCCCGGCGCCCGAAACAACACCCCCAGCCAGGGTCGAAGCAGCTGGGTCGGGGACTGGGCCGAGGTCAGCCCTCAAGCGCGACAAGCGCCTCTCGCAGCGAGTGGTGCGCGGCGGCGCTTTCGGTGGCAAGCGCCGGGCTAAGGCCTGCCACCAGCTGCAGGACGGCAGCGCGCCCGTTCCACGCGCAGGCCGTCAACGCCTCGTACGCGGCCTCAGCCGGGCAGCCTGCGATCTCGGCGACGATCGCGACCGAGCGCTTGCGCAACTTCGCGTTGGCGGCAACCACGTCGATCATCAGGTCGCCGTGCACCCGGCCCGCCCGCGCCATGGCGCTGGTCGTCAACGCGTTCAGCACGATCTTCTGCGCGGTGCCGGCGGTGAGCCGGGTCGAGCCGCGCAGCACCTCCTCACCCGTCGGCACCTCGATGGCGACGTTGGCCAGCGCGGCCAGCGGTGACCCTGCGGCGGCAACGACCGCGATCACCGTCGCACCGGCCGCGCGAGCGGTCTCGGCGGCGGCCACGGCGTAGGGCGTGCGGCCGCTCGCCGCGACCGCCACGACCACATCCCCGGCGCTCAGGCCCTCGGCGGCCACCGCACGGGCGCCGGCCTCCACGTCGTCCTCGTCGTAGTCAGTTCCCGCCAGGCTGTGGTCACCGCCCGCCATGATCCCGACGCACCGCTGGGGCGCCAGGCCGAAGGTTCCGGGAAGCTCCGCCGCCTCACAGACAGCGAGCCGCCCGGACGTACCCGCCCCGATCAGCACCACTCGGCCACCGTCGCGGATGCAGTCGCCGAGCAGCACGGCGCCCTCGGCGATCGTCGTGGCACTCGCGCGTACCGCCGGCACGACACGCTCCTCGGCGCACAACAACAGTTCGACGACCGCTTCGGTGTCGAGCAGGTCGAGCCGCGGGGCATCGGTATTCGGCCCGGTATCCATTCTCTCCATCACCATGTCTGGGTCACCTTCGACAATCCGCGCGGTCGGTCCGGATCGCCACCGCGGTCCAACGCCAGCCGCCAGGCCAGTTGCTGCAGCGGCAGGATTTCCAGTATCGGATGCAGTTCCTCGGCGACGCCGGCCGACGCCACCGGCAGGCCGCCGGACTCGGCGCCGACGCGGAGGATGTCGGCATCGGCGGCTTCCAACCGTGCCAGCACCTGTCGCATCGCCGCGCCCCCGACCCCGGGCGTGACTATCGCGATCACCGGCAGTTCCGGACCGATCATCGCGAACGGGCCGTGCAATAGATCAGCACCGGAGAACGCCTGCGCCGACAGGTAGGAGGTTTCCATCACCTTCAGCGCCGCCTCGCGCGCGGTTGGATAGGAGAATCCGCGCGCGATCGTGACCAGCCGCTGAACCGAGCGATAGCGTTCGGCCGCCGCGTATGCAAGCGGCGCACCGGCAAGCGTGCGGTCGGCCGCCTCGGGCACCGCGGCCGCGTCACCTCCGCACAGCAGCAGGTACAACGCCAACAATTCGGCGGTATAGGTCTTGGTAGCGGCGACGGCCAGTTCGCGGCCGGCCCGGATGTCAACGTGGTGCGCGGCTGCCGCTACCAGGGCCGACGACAGGTTGTTGGTGACAGCCACCGTCATGGCGCCGCAGGAGCGCGCGGCTTCCACCGATCCGACCAGGTCCGGCGAACCACCGGACTGGCTGATTGCGAGGAACAGCACGTTGGACAGGTCCGGCCGGGAGCCATACAGGGTCAGCGTCGAGGGCGACACCAGGCCGGCCGGCAACTGCAACCGCACCTCGACGAGGTACTTCGCATACAGCGCGGCGTGATCGCTGGTCCCGCGGGCGGCGATCAGGACGAACCGCGGCCCGAACGCCGCGATCCGTGTTCCTAACGCCGCAATCCCGGCGGCCCCTTCGGACAGCAGCCCGGCCAGCACGGCGGGCTGCTCAGCGATCTCGGCCGCCATCAACTGGCCTGGGGGCGGTGCGACCTGCGTCGTCAAAGCTGACCTCCGGTTGGCTGGTTCGCGTCACCGCCGGGCCACCAAGCGCGGTCGGTCCTAGTGGTTCGCGAGACGTCCGATGAATGAGCGGACGCCCAACCTGCCCCCATTCACCATGCAATGGACTAGACCACTGTGATCCTGCATGCTTCACTTGAGCATGTCAACGAAGTAGACCGAGCACTGACATCGCGCCAGCGACAAGAACATCGAGAAGCAATCGGGGAGATCCGGTGAGCAGCGCCGCCGTCCAAGCCACACGGGAACCGAAGTACTACACAGTCAAGCGGCACCTCATGCAGAACATCGAATCTCTGGAACCCGGCAGCGCGGTGCCGACCGAACGGGTGCTCGCCGCCGATCTCAACACCTCGCGCACCACGGTGCGTCAAGCCCTGGTCGAGCTGGTGGCCGAAGGCCGTCTGGTCCGGCGGCAGGGCTCGGGTACCTATGTCGCCGAACCGAAGATGACCTGGCCGCTGCACCTGACCAGCTTCACCGAACAGGCCGCCGC
It includes:
- a CDS encoding N-acetylmuramic acid 6-phosphate etherase gives rise to the protein MERMDTGPNTDAPRLDLLDTEAVVELLLCAEERVVPAVRASATTIAEGAVLLGDCIRDGGRVVLIGAGTSGRLAVCEAAELPGTFGLAPQRCVGIMAGGDHSLAGTDYDEDDVEAGARAVAAEGLSAGDVVVAVAASGRTPYAVAAAETARAAGATVIAVVAAAGSPLAALANVAIEVPTGEEVLRGSTRLTAGTAQKIVLNALTTSAMARAGRVHGDLMIDVVAANAKLRKRSVAIVAEIAGCPAEAAYEALTACAWNGRAAVLQLVAGLSPALATESAAAHHSLREALVALEG
- a CDS encoding SIS domain-containing protein — translated: MAAEIAEQPAVLAGLLSEGAAGIAALGTRIAAFGPRFVLIAARGTSDHAALYAKYLVEVRLQLPAGLVSPSTLTLYGSRPDLSNVLFLAISQSGGSPDLVGSVEAARSCGAMTVAVTNNLSSALVAAAAHHVDIRAGRELAVAATKTYTAELLALYLLLCGGDAAAVPEAADRTLAGAPLAYAAAERYRSVQRLVTIARGFSYPTAREAALKVMETSYLSAQAFSGADLLHGPFAMIGPELPVIAIVTPGVGGAAMRQVLARLEAADADILRVGAESGGLPVASAGVAEELHPILEILPLQQLAWRLALDRGGDPDRPRGLSKVTQTW